From Camelina sativa cultivar DH55 chromosome 7, Cs, whole genome shotgun sequence, one genomic window encodes:
- the LOC104701903 gene encoding cysteine protease inhibitor WSCP-like gives MNKPSVVSFLITLLLAAAVCTQAGEPVKVTVETDLKTDQQYYIQPVNTNVPGGGLVPAPPTLGSLCPLGIVQTAITFIPGVPVTFSFPNPTTKTTISTDDYVNIEFKSKFWLCDQLSKFWKVDESSSATEEPSILVGGTKQEQNSWFKIEKAGTNTYKLTSFSGPIGTKPGGFGVPQLVLTNDKAKTLLVKFKKVDEATITTSTSLRMFPF, from the coding sequence atgaataaACCTTCAGTGGTCTCTtttctcatcactctcctgTTAGCTGCAGCTGTCTGCACCCAAGCAGGCGAACCGGTGAAGGTAACTGTTGAAACTGATCTTAAAACCGATCAACAATACTACATCCAGCCAGTCAATACCAACGTCCCCGGAGGTGGTCTTGTCCCAGCCCCCCCTACACTAGGTTCCTTATGTCCACTTGGCATTGTCCAAACAGCCATTACGTTCATACCAGGCGTACCAGTTACCTTCTCATTTCCAAACCCAACCACGAAAACAACCATTTCTACAGATGATTATGTAAATATTGAGTTTAAGTCCAAATTCTGGCTCTGCGATCAGCTTTCCAAGTTTTGGAAAGTCGATGAATCCTCATCAGCTACCGAAGAGCCTTCCATTCTCGTTGGTGGTACAAAGCAGGAACAGAATAGCTGGTTCAAGATTGAGAAAGCCGGAACAAACACCTATAAGCTGACCAGCTTTTCCGGACCTATTGGAACTAAGCCAGGAGGTTTTGGGGTACCACAACTAGTTCTCACCAATGATAAGGCTAAAACCTTACTCGTCAAATTCAAAAAGGTTGATGAAGCGACTATTACTACTTCTACTTCTCTAAGAATGTTCCCGTTCTAG